A region of Salirhabdus salicampi DNA encodes the following proteins:
- a CDS encoding TRAP transporter small permease, translated as MLGKTLKKINIISGKIEHSLIALGLITMSVIIFINVISRHFFDTSVMWAEETSRYINVWITFIGLSACLRFNEHIKIDILLNKISKSVKFFVNRLVLLIGLVSSIYLVYLGWAITEKLLKSGNVSVTTGIPIWLLYLAVPVGFILMTISYIQKLYQTFK; from the coding sequence TTGTTAGGAAAAACTTTAAAGAAAATTAATATCATTTCTGGGAAGATAGAGCATTCTTTAATTGCGTTAGGTTTAATTACTATGTCCGTAATTATTTTTATTAATGTTATATCACGGCATTTTTTCGATACTTCAGTAATGTGGGCGGAGGAAACATCTAGATATATTAATGTTTGGATAACATTCATAGGTCTTAGTGCATGCTTAAGATTTAATGAACATATTAAAATAGATATTTTATTGAATAAAATATCTAAGAGTGTGAAGTTCTTCGTTAATCGGTTAGTGTTGTTAATTGGTTTAGTTTCATCAATTTACTTAGTTTACTTAGGTTGGGCGATAACTGAGAAGCTTTTAAAGTCAGGAAATGTAAGTGTTACTACGGGAATTCCTATCTGGTTATTATATTTAGCGGTGCCTGTTGGTTTTATATTAATGACTATTAGTTATATACAGAAGCTTTATCAAACTTTTAAATGA
- a CDS encoding TRAP transporter large permease: MILTLTTIFLILLLLGTPLFLAIVIPSLITTIFYYPNINITVTIQRMIDGIDSFPLLAIPFFMFAADVMSKGKTGERLVVLANRLVGHLPGGLAMATVVTCTLFGAISGTGPAAIVAVGGLLYPALLDNKYKDQFSLGVIISSSTLSMLIPPGVAMILYSIVSGTSVRDMFLAGTSVGLFVSILFMIYVFIHARRRNIPKKKRSSFKEVILAFKDAFWALGLPIVILGGIYLGYMTPTESAAIAVVYVIIIEVFIYKKLQFSDVYETAKTSGRMIAMIFILISAGSLLSWLLTTAQVPQTLASNLGDLSPITILLMINIIFIVTGMFLDPNSSIIILTPIVYPIAMASGADPIHLGLLIVLNASIGMLTPPFGMNIFVASGTFKVPYERIVPGLVPFIIISVIALILVTLIPDIALWLPNLVK, encoded by the coding sequence GTGATCTTAACACTAACAACTATATTTTTGATCTTATTGTTATTAGGAACTCCACTATTTCTAGCAATTGTTATTCCTTCGTTAATTACCACTATTTTTTATTATCCAAATATAAACATAACTGTTACTATTCAACGAATGATTGATGGAATTGACTCTTTTCCCCTGTTAGCCATTCCTTTTTTTATGTTTGCGGCAGACGTCATGTCTAAAGGAAAAACAGGAGAGAGATTAGTTGTTTTAGCTAACCGTTTAGTAGGTCACCTTCCAGGCGGCTTAGCAATGGCAACAGTTGTTACATGTACTTTATTTGGCGCTATATCAGGTACAGGTCCCGCAGCAATTGTAGCAGTTGGAGGGTTGCTTTATCCGGCCTTATTAGACAATAAATATAAAGATCAATTTTCTTTAGGAGTTATCATTTCTAGTAGTACGTTATCAATGTTAATACCTCCAGGAGTAGCAATGATTCTATATAGCATTGTTTCGGGTACCTCCGTTAGGGATATGTTTCTAGCAGGAACTTCAGTTGGTCTTTTTGTATCGATTTTGTTTATGATTTATGTATTTATACATGCCAGGAGGCGTAATATTCCGAAAAAGAAAAGGTCATCATTTAAGGAAGTTATCCTCGCGTTTAAGGATGCTTTCTGGGCTTTAGGTTTACCTATTGTAATTCTGGGAGGAATCTATCTCGGATATATGACACCTACAGAATCAGCGGCTATAGCTGTTGTTTATGTTATCATTATCGAGGTCTTTATTTATAAAAAGCTTCAATTCTCAGATGTATACGAAACCGCGAAAACTTCAGGAAGAATGATTGCAATGATTTTCATTCTCATAAGTGCTGGTTCATTGCTCTCATGGCTTCTGACTACTGCACAAGTCCCACAGACTTTAGCAAGTAATCTCGGTGATCTATCCCCAATTACTATTCTTTTGATGATTAATATCATTTTTATCGTTACTGGAATGTTCTTAGACCCTAACTCATCGATTATAATCTTAACACCAATCGTTTACCCGATTGCAATGGCTTCAGGTGCAGATCCTATTCATTTAGGTTTATTAATTGTCTTAAATGCTTCTATTGGTATGTTGACACCACCATTTGGTATGAATATTTTCGTTGCATCGGGAACGTTTAAAGTACCATATGAAAGAATTGTTCCTGGATTAGTTCCCTTTATTATTATAAGTGTAATTGCACTAATTTTAGTTACGCTTATTCCAGATATAGCACTTTGGCTGCCAAATCTCGTAAAGTAA
- a CDS encoding PucR family transcriptional regulator: MDHKNFLQVSQLLELKTFQGSELIAGLSGLSNKVKSTTVAEVPDSADWIAGGEVVFSTGYFFKDDIELQKTWLNSLINNGASALALKPERFLGDIDKSFKEIADRQSFPIIKLPNTVIWPTLIQNVTEKLQEHQYEILRKTGDIHNHLTNLVLSGGNLGDITQTISNLVGNPVIVEDCLLDVLVYKYPDNKSNEKFKGLIDYRISDKYRKKFKKTNPYNKSIKERDNNLFTLEVNVKGQESFNQQVLPIVANNVLYGFLSAIEVHNEISRIDVKALEHGATTIALDMIKTRVTLESTTRTKTSFMNELIQGSLKGDLETYVNKKIIPYNISEPSIIVNINIDSLDDEHFWIDNKNENFFIERYEQKIEKAIELNLDQLGHKKRFVTSQGNMFTIILPLREKNDSSYFREVKDTFDNLLSRLLQEFSNINFTIGISDPYYDLDEIKKSYLEAKQTTDLAKEFLGSNTVSLYKDLGVLKILALIENKNELYRYCNETLGELISNDKSNKDNLCNTLEVYLEKNGNVTEAAKELYVHPNTLNYRIKKINKVLSIDLSQASIRLSLYLALLIKKVLDRTH, from the coding sequence ATGGATCATAAAAATTTTTTGCAAGTTAGTCAATTATTAGAATTAAAAACATTTCAGGGTAGTGAACTAATTGCAGGATTAAGTGGGCTATCTAATAAAGTGAAGTCTACAACTGTGGCTGAAGTACCTGATTCTGCAGATTGGATAGCTGGAGGAGAAGTTGTCTTTAGTACTGGGTACTTTTTTAAAGATGATATAGAACTTCAAAAAACATGGTTAAATTCATTAATAAACAATGGTGCTTCCGCCTTGGCATTAAAACCTGAGAGGTTTTTGGGGGATATTGATAAGTCCTTTAAAGAGATTGCCGATAGGCAATCGTTTCCGATAATCAAATTACCAAATACTGTTATTTGGCCTACGCTTATTCAAAATGTAACGGAAAAACTACAAGAGCACCAATATGAGATATTAAGAAAAACTGGGGATATCCACAATCATTTAACAAATCTTGTATTAAGTGGTGGAAATCTAGGAGACATAACACAAACAATTTCCAATTTAGTTGGCAATCCTGTTATTGTGGAAGATTGTTTATTAGATGTTTTAGTATATAAATATCCGGACAATAAAAGTAACGAAAAGTTTAAAGGGCTAATAGATTATAGAATATCCGATAAATATAGAAAAAAGTTCAAAAAAACAAACCCTTATAACAAAAGTATTAAGGAACGTGATAATAATTTATTTACCTTAGAAGTAAATGTTAAGGGCCAAGAGAGTTTTAATCAACAAGTTCTGCCAATTGTAGCTAATAATGTTCTCTATGGTTTTTTATCAGCAATTGAGGTACATAATGAAATATCCCGGATTGATGTAAAAGCGTTAGAGCATGGTGCAACTACTATCGCCCTAGATATGATTAAAACCAGAGTTACACTTGAGTCAACTACTCGAACTAAAACCTCATTTATGAATGAGTTAATTCAAGGTTCTTTAAAAGGTGACTTAGAAACATATGTAAATAAAAAGATTATCCCTTATAACATCTCAGAACCCTCAATTATTGTTAATATAAATATAGATAGTTTAGATGACGAACATTTTTGGATAGATAATAAAAATGAAAATTTTTTTATAGAGCGATATGAGCAAAAAATAGAGAAGGCGATAGAATTAAACCTAGATCAACTTGGACATAAAAAACGATTTGTAACTTCCCAAGGAAACATGTTTACAATCATTCTCCCCCTCAGAGAAAAGAATGATTCTTCATATTTTCGTGAAGTTAAAGATACATTTGATAACCTGTTGTCAAGATTATTACAAGAGTTTTCTAACATAAACTTTACAATTGGCATAAGCGATCCTTATTATGACTTAGACGAAATTAAAAAATCCTATTTAGAAGCTAAGCAAACAACAGATTTGGCAAAAGAGTTTCTTGGTTCTAACACAGTTTCTCTTTATAAAGATTTAGGAGTGCTAAAAATTTTAGCATTGATAGAAAATAAAAATGAATTGTATAGATACTGTAACGAAACTTTAGGAGAGTTAATTTCCAACGATAAAAGTAATAAAGATAATTTATGTAATACACTTGAGGTCTATTTGGAAAAAAACGGGAATGTTACAGAGGCTGCAAAAGAATTATATGTGCATCCCAATACGTTAAATTATAGAATTAAAAAAATAAATAAGGTTTTATCAATTGATCTTAGTCAAGCATCAATTCGGTTAAGCTTATACTTAGCTCTTTTAATTAAGAAGGTACTGGATAGAACCCATTAG